TCCTCGTTCTTTTTATGGGTGTTGAGGTTGTCGAGGATGACGTGAAGCTTGCGGTTCGGAAAAGTCGCGGTGACGCTGTTCATGAAATCGAGAAACTCGACGCGGCGCCGGCGTTTTGAATGGGTCGCGATGATCTTTCCGGTGGCGACTTCGAGCGCCGCAAACAATGTTGTGGTGCCATGCCGCTTGTAATCGTGGCTTTGGCCGGTTAAGGCGCGGCCATTGGGCAACTTCAGATAACCCTGCGCTCGCTCCAAAGCCTGGATCGAGGGCTTCTCGTCCACGCACAGCACAATGGCCTTCGCCGGCGGCGCGACATAGAGGCCGACAACATCGGCGGCTTTGGCCGTAAAGTTCGGGTCGTTGCTCTCGCACCAGGACTTGCGAGCCACCAGGTCAATCTTGTGGCTGCGCAGGAACCGCCAGACATATTGGACATCGACATCGCCCAGCGCCTCGGCCAGCAGGGGGCCGGTCCAGCGCGCAAACCCTTGCGGTGGCGGCTTATCCAGCAGCTTCAGAATCCGCTTGTCGGTCGTCTTCGTATAGATCGGCTGCTTGCCAGGCCGCGGCTTGTCTTGCAGCCCTTCAAGGCCATGGTCGGCATAGCGATGCCGCCAAAGGCTGACAATCCGCGGCTGGACCCCAACTTCCTTGGCGATCGACCGGGTGAGCGCCCATCCGCCGCCAACAGAACTATCCGCGCCCGCTTCAAATCGCGCTGCAACGTCACCGGTGAGCGACAGCACGCCTCAAGCACCTTGCGATCTTTCCTCGAAAGGTGGACTTCTCTTGCTTCGGGTATCATCCCGACCTTGAATCACGACTCACTTTCCAAGAAAAGTGGGTACTAGCGAGCGAGGAAAACGGGAGACGGGTCGCAAAGGCGGCTGTTTTGGATATTATCTTCATCATGCTTCGTGCAGGAGCCCCTCTCATCGGCTGCCGCTCCTATGCGGGCACGCAAGTATCTGGCACGGGGCAAACCACGGCGCACTTTGGCGCGTCAGAATGCCCCTCACATTGGGTACACTGGGACGGATTGATCACATAGATGTCGTTCTTCAGGCTAATCGCGGCATTGGGACACTCGAACTCGCACGCACCGCAGACCGTGCATTGGGATGCGATTATCTTGTAGGCCATCAGTGCTATTCCATAAGCAAAAGGTGCGGAACAGTTTCTTGCTATCAAGTCTTGTGCCAGACATCTTGAGCTTGATTCATCTGAAGAAATTTCGATAACGCAGGTCGCCGACCCGATACGGTGTCGCAAATCCTACAACGAACATGACAATCTGATCTCGATCCTGTGGTTTGCGCATGATCGGTGTCACGGCCGTCAGCGATCAGGTAAACCACCTTCTCCAGCATTAGGGAACGATCCGAGATCCTTAAGGCCGCCTGCCGCGGCTATGATCGATGTGTCGCGACATCATGGAGCTGTCCGGGCAAGTATCAGGTCGCCCGCGGCGCATCTTGTCGGCTTCACTCAATGGGACCGGAAGGTACATCGTCTCCCTATCCTGGCGGCGGTTGAGGCAGGCGTTCGTCCGGTGATCCTCTGCTTCGTTCCGCACTCCTAATCAATACTGGCGGAGGTCAGTTGATTAATAGCCGAAAAAAAGAGCCACCCCGAAGGGTGGCCTTAGTCAGGGAGGAAACGCCCATGAGGGCCTCTGGGATCAGGCCGCAGCCTGTTCGATCGGGGAGAAGGGCAGCCCGAGGCTCTCGGCCACCGCCTTGTATGTTAGCCGGCCCCGATGGACGTTGAGGCCTGCGCGCAGATGTGGATTCTCGAGTACGGCGGAAAAACCCTTGTTGGCCAGAGCCAAACCAAACGGCAGGGTCGCGTTATTCAGTGCCTGGCTCGAGGTTAGCGGCACGGCACCCGGCATATTGGCCACACAATAATGAATGATGCCATCTACTTCGTATGTTGGATCAGCGTGAGTGGTTGGGCGCGATGTCTCAAAGCAGCCGCCCTGATCGATAGCGACGTCCACGAGTACGGCTCTCTTGCGCATTGAGCTCAGCATGCTCCGGCGGACCAGCTTCGGAGCGCTTGCCCCTGGGACGAGCACCGCACCAATCACCACGTCCGCCGCAAATACCTCTTCCTCCACGGATTCGATGGTCGAAAACCTAGTGCGAACCCGTCCTTCGAATAGCTCGTCCAGCTCACGGAGCCGGATGATCGAACGATCGATGATGGTCACCTCTGCGCCCAGACCAGCCGCCATGCGCGCGGCGTGCGTACCGACGACCCCACCTCCAATCACCACGATTCGGGCAGGCTGAACCCCGGGCACCCCACCGATCAGCAGCCCTCGCCCCCCTGTACTCCGCTTTAGAGCGCTACCCGCCGCTTCGATCGAAAGCCTGCCCGCGACCTCGCTCATCGGCGCCAGCAGTGGAAGACCACCATGAGCATCAGTTACGGTCTCATAGGCGATTGCAATGCATCCAGATTTCAAGAGGCCGGCAGCCTGTTCCGGGTCCGGGGCCAAGTGCAAATAGGTGAACAGGATTTGATCCTCACGCAGCTGGGACCATTCGGCCGGCTGAGGCTCCTTGACCTTTACGATCATCTCGCTCGATGCGAATACCTCAGCTGCCGAAGTTAAGATCGTTGCGCCGGCATTGCGATAATCGCCATCGGTTGCACCAATGCCAGCGCCGGCATTGGTCTCGATCATCACGCGGTGGCCCGCTGCCACGTATTCACGGGCAGCTCCTGGGGTAAGGCCCACGCGATATTCGTGCGCCTTGATTTCCTTTGGAACTCCGACCTTCATTTGAATACTCCCTGCCTGACGCGCCTTCTTATCGGAAGCGCGCAGCGATATCGCGACGCAGCCGGGCAAAATGGCGCAGGAATTCAGCGATATTTGCGAGGCTTCGCAGGATTTCAAACCCAGGGGTGCTGGGTAGATCGTGTGATCCTGTTCGCTGAACTTAGCCGTCGAAAACTGCGCGATGCCGGTGAATCGTTCCGAATTGCAGTCGCGGCCCGCAGAAAAGCCAACAACCGAAATCCAGCCTCGCCGAACTCCTCAAGCAGCAAAGACAGCAATTTGCCAATTAGGTAGGATTGCCTATCAAGCGAAACGCTTGTTGAGCTGAGGGCTAATGGCGTTGTCAGTAAATGGCGGCCAAGAAATGGACGTTGCGCAGCCTGTTCAACAGATCCGAGGCAATTGTTCCCCCCACAGCCAGTCGACGATTCGCCGGCCGCCGAAATCGGTCGTCATCTGCACAAATTTGTGATCGTCAGCCACCGCCTCACCGATATCGGCCGCATTGGACCCGAGGGGGTGCGCCTTCATGGCTGCGAGAACGGCATCGGCAGAATCCGGCGCCACGATCGCGACGAGCTTGCCTTCGTTGGCAACATGGATCGGTTCGAGTCCAAGCAGTTCGCAGGTAGCCGCAACCGCAGGCTTCACCGGAATCATCGATTCCTGCAGATGGAAGCCGAGCTCTGATTGAAGCGCGATCTCATTGAGAGCCGCAGCGAGCCCGCCGCGCGTAGGGTCGCGCATTACCCGGATGCCGCCACCGCCAGCGGCAACCATGGCCGCAGCGAGACTATGCAACGCTGCTGAGTCGGAGACGATTTCGGTTTGAAATGCAACGTTCTGACGCTTTGACATGATCGCCACCCCATGATCACCGAGGCTACCGGACAGCAGCACACGGTCCCCGACCTTTGCCTTGTCAGCGGAAAGATCGAGCCCATCGGCCACCAGCCCGATCCCGGTCATAGAGATGAACAGACCGTCCGCCTTGCCACGCTCGACCACCTTGGTATCCCCGGCAATGATATAGACGCCGGCGGCACATGCCGCCGCGCCCATCGACTCCGCGATCGTCTTGATATCCGAAAACCGGAAACCCTCCTCGATGATAAAGCTGGCCGACAAATAGAGAGGACGCGCACCGGACATCGCGATGTCATTAATCGTGCCGTGCACAGCCAATGACCCGATGTTGCCGCCAGGAAAGAACAGTGGCGAAATCACATAGCCATCAGTCGTCATCACCATCCTGCCTGCGGTAACATCGAACGCCGACTGATCATTGGAGCCGGCGAGCCATTCATTACCGAAGGCCTGATGAAAGAGGCCGGAGATTAGCTGTGCCATGGCACGGCCTCCGGCCCCGTGGGAAAGTTCAACGCGTCCGTTCTCCACATCGAGCTTGCGTTGATAGGCTTTCACGCTCATGACGTCTGCCTCGCCTGCTCATCGCGAACTCGGCGATAGGTCCAATACGCCGCACAAGCTCCTTCTGATGACACCATGCAGGCTCCTATGGGCGTTTCCGGCGTGCAGATATTGCCAAACAACTTGCAATCGATCGGCCGTTTGGCGCCACGCAGGATCGCGCAGCATTCGCAGGCCGGATTGTCTGCGACACGCAGGTCATGGATCGCAAAGCGCGTCTCGGCGTCGAATTTTGCATATGATTGCTTCAGCTTCAGTCCGCTGTTGGGTACCAGTCCAAGCCCGCGCCATTCAAACTGCTCACGCAGCTCGAAGACCTGCGAGACCTCCTCCTTGGCGCGCCGGTTGCCTTCGCGTGTCACTGCACGGCTGTATTGGTTTTCCACCTCGTGGCGGTTTTGGTTCACTTGCCGCACCAGCATCAGGACAGCCTGCAGCACGTCGAGGGGTTCAAATCCGGCGACCACGATCGGCTTCTCGAATTGTTCCGCCATGGGCTCGTAAGGCTGCGTACCGACAATGGTGCTGACATGTGCAGGCCCGATGAAGCCGTCAATGGGGACCCCGCCCGTGTTGCGGATCTTCGGGTTCTCGAGAATGCGGTGCATCGCAGAGGGCGTAAGAACGTGATTGCAGAACACGCTAAGGCCCTCGAGCCGCTTGTGCTCGGCAATCCTGATCATGACCGCCGTCGGGGGCGTCGTGGTCTCAAATCCGATGGCAAAGAAGACCACTTCGCGGCCCGGCGTCTGTTCGGCGAGCCGGATAGCGTCGAGGGTCGAGTAGACCATCCGAATGTGGGCACCCAGCGCTTTGGCAAGCAACAGGGACTGCCCTTGCGACCCAGGCGCGCGCATCAGGTCGCCGTAGACGCACAGAATGACCTCTGGCCGCTCGGCGAGCCGGATCGCCATGTCGATACGGCTCGCCGGCAGAACGCAGACGGGACAACCGGGCCCGTGGATCATCCGAACGTTCGCGGGCAGCAGATCCTCAAGACCGTAGCGGGAGATTGCATGAGTGTGTCCACCGCAAAATTCCACGAACCGGTAGGCTCGTTGTGAACTGACCTCAGCGTCAATTGCTCGCGCAAGTCCCTGCGCGATAGTCTTGTCGCGAAATTCGCTGGAATATTTCACGATCGGCATTCCTTCGCAGCGCCTAGCTCCTGCAGGAGCTCTAGCGTGCGCTTGGCTTCCGCTGGATCGATCTTAGCGAGCGCATAGCCGACATGGACCAGGACGAAATCGCCGACGTCGAGCTCGTCGAGGAGGGCAATCGATATCTCCAGGTTGACGCCATCGATGAACACGAGGGCCATTTCGTTGGGAAGAATTTTCGCGATCTTTGCCGGAACCGAAAGACACATATCAGGCAGCTCCTGCCCGGCGGGCGGCTGTTGAGCAATCTTTAGAGCCGCAATCCAGGCCTGGCCGAGGCTCAAACCGCCGTCATTGGGCGGCAGCCGTCGCGGTACCAGGGGGGTAAGACCGGCATCGCTGCACCCCCGCGGGATTTTGTCCGCCAGCACCGCGTTCAGGAAGCAGCCGCCGCTCAGAACCACGGTATTGATGCCGGTTGTCCGCGCAGAGCGTGTGACCCAGTCAACGCAGGCAGCGGCTAACGTGCCATGAAACAGCCCGGCTCCTCCGGCAGCGTCAATGTCATCAGCAATCAAACGTGAAAATAGCGGACCAAGGGACAGCACGCCGCCCTCGATCGTCCAGCCGGCTTCCAGAATCGTAGTACCCCGCACCAGCGCTTCGAGCTTCAACGCTGCTTCGCCGTCATAGCTCTGCAGATTCGCAATACCTAGCAGCGCCGCTGCCGCGTCGAACAACCGTCCCGCACTGGTCGTGGTGGTCCCGCCCGGCTGATCGAGCAAGTCCGACAGACAGCCGGCTTGCCGCTGCGCGGCAAAGCGCTGCCCGATTTCGTTACCCCGGCCGAGCCCGTGTAATACTGCGCTGGCCATGCGCCACGGCTCGCGGGCTGCACGATCTCCACCCGGTATCTGCAGGGGCGCTAAGTGCCCGATGCGCTGGGACGACGTCTCTTCGCACAACAATAATTCGCCACCCCAGTTACCGCCGTCGGAGCCAAAGCCATGGCCATCGAGCACCAGGGCAAGCGCAGGTCCCGCATGGCCGTGCTCAGCGATTACTGCGGCAGCGTGTGCATGGTGATGCTGAACCGCGACTATCGCGCGAGCATTTGCTTCCGCAAACCGGGTAGAAGCCATATCGGGATGCAAATCATGGGCGACGGCGACAGGCTCCACGCCGAGGCTCGATGTGAGGTGCCGGATCGTCTTCTCGAACGCACGGATGCTTTCGGCCGTATTTAGATCGCCAATATGCTGAGAGACGAACGCTTGGTCGTCCCGCGTGATGGTGACGGTCGACTTCAGTATCCCGCCGACGGCGAGCACGGGCGGGACAGACCTTGCAAGCCGAATTGGCTCGGGAACATAGCCGCGAGCACGACGGATGAATTGGTCCCGGCCAGCGGCCACCGAAACCACGGAATCATCAGCGCACGCCAAGATATCGCGATCATGGGTCACGACCAGGTCGGCGACCCCCTTGAGCTGTCTCAACGCCTCCACGTTATCGATCAGCAGGGGTTCGCCGTAGAGATTTGCACTGGTGACAACGATGACCGGGCCAGCCTCTCCACGCTGCGGCAACGCGGCAATAAACTCAGACGTACGGTGCCCCTCGACCTCGATGAGAACGCCCTCGGGACCATTGATGACAAATCCCGCCAATCCGTACCGCATGGCTAGTCCATAGACGTAGGGACGAAAGCCAACCCCTTGCACTGCTCCACTCACGCGCACGCGCAGTCGCTTTCGATCGCAGGTGGCTGCGGCGCTCATCGCCTTGCGTCCTCTAAGGCGCGCCTCTGACGGCGCGCCTGCCTGTTGATCCAGGCGTAGAGCGCGCCAAAGCCCTCGCCAGTACGAGCCGAAACGACAAGCACGTCAATCTTTGGGTTGACCCGTCTGGCATACTCAGAGCTGGCCCCGGTTGTTTGGACAGCGCCGCGCTGGATTTAAGTGGATTCCTGCCGGGTTATGCTGAACGCGGGGCTTTACGATTTTGTCGTTGCGTCGGGAGGGCGTAGCCCGACCAGAGCGACGACAAAATCGTCGGCGACGGTCATGCGGCCATCACCATAGCTTGCGTGCCGAAGTAAGCCTCGTCGGGCGTGCGCCCGTCAAGGCTCGAGTGAGGGCGTCCCTGATTGTAGAAGGCCAGATACTTGGCAATTGACGCTCGCGCCTCGGACACGCTGTCGTAGGCGCGGAGATAAACTTCTTCGTATTTGACCGTGCGCCAGAGCCGCTCGACAAACACGTTGTCGCGCCAGGCGCCCTTGCCGTCCATGCTGATGGCGATCTTCGCGTCCAGCAGCACATCGGTGAACTCGAGGCTGGTGAACTGGCTGCCCTGATCCGTGTTGAAAATCTCGGGTCTGCCGTGCTTCGCCAACGCCTCCTGGACCGCTTGGACGCAGAAGGCCGCCTCCATTGTGATCGAGACGCGATGGGCCAGGACCCGTCGGCTGAACACATCGACGACCGCCGCGAGATAGACGAAGCCACGCCGCATCGGAATGTAGGTGATGTCCATTGCCCACGCATGGTCGGGCCGCTCGATCTTCAATCCGCGCAACAGGTACGGGTAGATCTTGTGACCCGGAGCCGGCTTGCTCGTGTTCGGGCGACGATAGACCGCCTCGATCCCCATGCGCTTCATCAGCGTCGCGATGTGGCGGCGACCGGCGTATACCCCCTCCCGCCGCAGCAACGATCGCAGCATACGCGCTCCCGCGAAGGGATAATCGAGATGCAGCTCATCGAGCCGACGCATCAAGGCAAGGTCCTCGGCCGAAACTGGCCGAGGTTCATAGTAGACCGTGCTGCGAGCCAGCTTCAGGACCTTCGCCTGGCGCACGATAGAAAGATCATGACCGCGGTCGATCATCGCTTTGCGCTCAGCAGGCCCGCCTTGGTGAGCGCGCCGGACAAAAAATCGCTTTCCAACGCCAGCTCGCCGATCTTGGCATGTAACGCCTTCAAATCGACCGGCGTCTCGGCCGATGTCTTGTCATGCCCAAACACGCCGGCGGCGCCTTCCAGGAGCTGGTTTTTCCAGATCGTGATCTGGTTCGGATGAACATCAAACAGTTGCGCCAGCTCCGCCAGTGTCTTGTCTCCTTTGACCGCAGCCAAAGCAACCTTCGCCTTGAATGCCGGATAATGCGTCCGGCGGCTCTTCTTCGTCATCTTCGCTCCTGATTCGCAGCAAGAATCCTCGCCGCTGTCAGGCAGAAAATCCACTCAAGCTACTGTCCGAATTTGCGAGGCCAGCTCTCTCGATGGTCTTTTCCAAATCGAATTCAAGCAGCGGCGCCAGATCGATCTTGTTGATCACCACGAGGGATGAAGCAGCAAACATATCAGGACATTTGAGGGGCTTGTCTTCACCTTCCGTAATCGAGAAAACCACGATCTTGCAGGCCTCGCCAAGATCGAAGGCAGCGGGACAGATCAGATTACCGACGTTCTCGATGAAGAGAATGCCGCCTGAAAGCAGGGGCAAGCGGCGATAAGCTCCGCCGATCATTGCAGCATCGAGATGACAATTCTTGCCGGTATTGATTTGAACGGCTGGCACGCCGACAGCCTGAATACGTTCAGCGTCGTTCGAGGTCTGCTGGTCGCTTCGATGACACCGACCGGGCGGCTGCGCTTGAGCTCGGACGCGGCACGGACCAGCAGCGTCGTTTTACCTGCACCGGGACTGGATAAAAGATTAAACACGAGAACGTCATCGGCAAGGAAGAGGGCCCGGTTGACCGCCGCAATCCCATTATTCTTGCCCAGGATATCGCGCTCGATCTCGATGACCTGCTTTCCGCTCATGCCCCCGACCCTTGAATCAGCCGAGCCGGCGCCGCCGCTCGGAAGCGGCTGTATGCCATGTGCCTGATGGTGGGCCGGCCGGCGAAGAGGAGAATGGCCATCGCAAGAGTCCCGCACATGGTCATTGTATCGCTCGTGGCTCTTCGCATCATTTGTCCTCGAGTGTTTGGTCGTCGGTGTACCTTCCGTGCAGCCGCAAACGGTACACATCAATCGATCTCCAGCGCTTTCACGCGCATCTGTTCGCCCGCGGTTACCTGCAACTGATAACTGCCGCAGCAAGGACAGCAATCACCCCGGCGTGCAATTTCAACGCTCTTCGAACAGCTCATGCACCAGGCAACGCCCGGTAGTTCAACGATATTAAGCGCGGCGCCTTCGGCAACGGTCCGCATTGCAGCGACAGCAAAGCAGAACCTGATCGCTTCAGGCGCGGCATGACTCAGCGTTCCCAATTCCAAACAGACGCTCCGCACCCGCGAAGAGGATCGCTCCCGTACCTTCTCCTCGACGATCTGAATGATCCCCATGCAAATGGCCATTTCATGCATCGTGAAATTCACGAAAATTGAGAGTGAACCCGACGCACGGATCCAGCGACGCAATCACCGCGTGGACTGCATCACAGCGCCGCGGAGCTGTCAGCACGGCGCCCTGCAGGTTCCGTACAAGCGGTCCGCGCTTATGGAAATTCCACTCCGTCGGCGCCAGGAATTCGAAGCGAGATATCCGGCCGTGAGCGTCAAGCTCAACAGCGTGGTAGAGACGTCCCCTGGCGCATTCGACCGCGGCACGACCGGGCCCAAGCTTATATCTTTCGATAATCCCATGCTCTGCGGTATCCGGCTGAGCGCCGGCCTCAAGCCAGGCACATAGCCCGGACGATTTCAACTATTCTGGCCATCAGCCGCTCGGCCGCACCGAAGGGTCTCAGCAAGAACCGATCCCGGGTCATTTGGCGCGCCCAAGGACCCGTCTCGGGCACATGTCCTTCCAGATCCGGACAATCGCAAAACGTCGAATCATCCCCGAGCAATCGCTTCGCGATGTTGAAGTCGTCAGCAGCGGACAGGAACGAGTATGCTGCCGGAGCCGACTTCAAGCCGGCCTCATGAAGCGCCGCGACGCGAAGCGACAGTGGGCTGCCGGACCTGAGCGCGCGTCCCTCATTCGGTACGCCCAGCGCGGCCAGCGCCGCCGCGATCCGCGCTGTTGCTTCCCGTTGAGGGGGGGGCACGAGGCTCGCTGGGCGGAGCGAACAAGCGCTGACAATTCCGACATCAGGGAGCGGATTGCTGCCGCACTGGCGACCTCTAGCGTGAGATGTCCGGCAAATAGGCCCCGTGCCAAATCCATGATGCGCTCGGTAACGATCAGCGCAATACGATGCTGTTTTTTTTGCGAGGGTGATCACTTCGTCGCGCGCCGTTTCGATCGCGGTCAACAGTGCGGTTTGCTGCGCAGCGGCACATAACGCGAAGAGCCGCGGCACTGCGTTGAGCAGTGACGAGGCCTGCTTTCCGGCGAATATCCGACCCAGCGGCGGCCGGACTCGCGGCTGGATCTCGACCGAGGCGACTACGTCGGCAGCTAGCAATACGCGGACATGGATTTTGTTGCTTGCAGTGAGGTTCATGCGCAATGCTGCCCCCTCCCCCCGCGCAAGCTATGATCCATCCGAAGGCGCCGTCTGTGGGATCGCAACTGATGTCGAGTGCCCGAGCGCATCATGTGAAGTACGCCTCGAGAATTTCCTGCACGCGTCCGGCAGAGTCCTGGAAATCCTCGTCGGCAGCCAACGCAACAATCGGCACGCCCCCGACCTCCACCGTATCAAGGATGATGTTGTCCGTAGAATTGAAGAACTGCACGGACCAAACATTCCTAGTCCCGGTCGCCTGCACTCTGCAGGCACCGTAGCCCCGCAACATGAGTTGGACGGGTCCGTTGCCCAAGCTTTGCTGCAGGAATGTCAAGTCGACAACGCTCATTGGCAGTAACGTCAGATTGATGACATGCGCATTCATGCAAAATTGCCAGACGCTGGCCCGCTCGCGTATTTCGGCCAGCACCGGTTGAACGTTCATCGCGCCATCCGGCGGCGTGTCAATCAGAAGTTCGGTTGATGTCAGGTCAGTTGCGGCACGCCGGACAATCTGCGGAATCGCTCCAACCTCGACATATTCGTGCGCCGGTTCGGTTCCGATGCGCACGCGCCAGATTCCGGCATGCACGGACTCCCGGATTTGTGCCAAACTGCCGTCCGGCAACGCAACCACCCGGTCACCTCGCCTTCCCCGAGCAATTCGTCAATCAGCTTGCGCTCGGCATCGCTGAAATTTGCGAGTCCGTACAATTGTGTCGGATCACCGCTTCTCTGACCCCCAACAGCAGCAGCGACATTTGACATTAGCAGGGCAGCGTTCGGATACTTCCTTGCACGTTCGTCGCAAACCCGCCAAACGCGATTGACAAGCGCACTTGTCGCGCCGCGATAGAATACATCGAGAGTTCCAGAACCTGTGGTAAAGCCGCTCGCCGCGCGGCCGGCGCCGCCAGATACAACGGGGATCGCTGCTTTCACGATGCGATGTTCCATTGTCTGTGTCGAGGGGTATTGCACTTGCCGGCGTCGGTGCTGCCGGCGAGTGCCCAAAGGATCGGTGAGGAGATGCGGTTGATCGTGAGCAAACGATCCGGTCTCTTGCCGATCAGGCAGAGTATATTGTTCCTCGGGGATAGGCGCGGCGTCGACAGTCTACGCTGGCCGGGCCGGCCGGTCAGTGTGCCACCAGGGCCGCGCGAGGGTGCTTCACTGATCCGCAGAATATGTAGGGGATCAGCCGCCGGCAGCGGCATCAAGGTCGCCTTCCTGGGAACGTGCGCGACCAGGCGCGCATCGGCGCTAACGCCCTCCACGTCGTCGGACGGAGCGGGCCGTGTCAGAGCATGCTGAGCCGGCTGCAACTTCATCACACTCCTCTCTGATCATGATCGGTTCTGCCAGCATGGCGGTTAGCAAGGCGCATGCCAATCATCTCTAGGTGCGCGAGTCGCGTTCGACCCAACGGCGTAGCGCCTGACGTTGTCCAAGCCGATGGTCCTGCGACTGGAATCCGGTCTATGAACCCCAGCCGGTGCAAGGGAGCGGAAGCGCTAGCGTAGGTGCTCCGGCAATTGCGGCTCGTGACCGATCAAGTCCGCAAAGAAGCGATCGCAGCTCTGACCGTTGAGGCTGGCCTCAAGCCCGTCAAGTGCTTTGCAGATCAGCCTTGCTTCGTTTTCGTCCAGGAGCCGCACTGCGCTGTCGATATGAACGAGCACCTTGGCGCCGGCCCGTACATCAGCGAGCAGCACGACGGAGATGCGCCGCTGCTCATTGCCATACTCGCATAACGCGGTGACACCGTCGGTCTCGACAATCGTCATTGGCAAGCCAAGGCACATAATCAGCCGCAGGCCGCTAGATCGGCTCTGCCTTTCATTTCATAATTCGCATGGTCAATATTGTTCGCCAACAGCCGTTCTGATGCAGGCAGCGGCGCACTCCGCGGTTTTGCCGGCGAGTCCCACTGCTCTAGGAGCTTACAGGCCAGTCTAATCGCGGGGGGAATCTGAAAGCGCACCGGCGCGGTCAGCGGACCGCCCCAATTCTCCAGATCCATCGGCTGGCAGCCGATAAGAGCGAGCTCTCGCGGGCGGCGGCCAAGCAAATCGGCCGCGCTCAAGACCTCCTGGAAGCCCATCTGATGCAGGCTCACCTTCTTGGCCCCCGTGAATTTTGGCACTTCGTCATCTCGTACAAGCTCCAACTGCCCGGGCAGCAATCCATAGTCGATGGCGTCGAACACGATCAGGCAGTCGGCCCCCTCAAGAAAACTAACGAGGTAGAGCCCCTGGGTGCCGCCATCGAAAACGGTGACGTATCATCGACCGCGTAGCTACGATGAAACTCCTCGACC
This genomic stretch from Bradyrhizobium daqingense harbors:
- a CDS encoding 4Fe-4S binding protein gives rise to the protein MAYKIIASQCTVCGACEFECPNAAISLKNDIYVINPSQCTQCEGHSDAPKCAVVCPVPDTCVPA
- the ald gene encoding alanine dehydrogenase; translation: MKVGVPKEIKAHEYRVGLTPGAAREYVAAGHRVMIETNAGAGIGATDGDYRNAGATILTSAAEVFASSEMIVKVKEPQPAEWSQLREDQILFTYLHLAPDPEQAAGLLKSGCIAIAYETVTDAHGGLPLLAPMSEVAGRLSIEAAGSALKRSTGGRGLLIGGVPGVQPARIVVIGGGVVGTHAARMAAGLGAEVTIIDRSIIRLRELDELFEGRVRTRFSTIESVEEEVFAADVVIGAVLVPGASAPKLVRRSMLSSMRKRAVLVDVAIDQGGCFETSRPTTHADPTYEVDGIIHYCVANMPGAVPLTSSQALNNATLPFGLALANKGFSAVLENPHLRAGLNVHRGRLTYKAVAESLGLPFSPIEQAAA
- the hypE gene encoding hydrogenase expression/formation protein HypE produces the protein MSVKAYQRKLDVENGRVELSHGAGGRAMAQLISGLFHQAFGNEWLAGSNDQSAFDVTAGRMVMTTDGYVISPLFFPGGNIGSLAVHGTINDIAMSGARPLYLSASFIIEEGFRFSDIKTIAESMGAAACAAGVYIIAGDTKVVERGKADGLFISMTGIGLVADGLDLSADKAKVGDRVLLSGSLGDHGVAIMSKRQNVAFQTEIVSDSAALHSLAAAMVAAGGGGIRVMRDPTRGGLAAALNEIALQSELGFHLQESMIPVKPAVAATCELLGLEPIHVANEGKLVAIVAPDSADAVLAAMKAHPLGSNAADIGEAVADDHKFVQMTTDFGGRRIVDWLWGEQLPRIC
- the hypD gene encoding hydrogenase formation protein HypD, whose amino-acid sequence is MKYSSEFRDKTIAQGLARAIDAEVSSQRAYRFVEFCGGHTHAISRYGLEDLLPANVRMIHGPGCPVCVLPASRIDMAIRLAERPEVILCVYGDLMRAPGSQGQSLLLAKALGAHIRMVYSTLDAIRLAEQTPGREVVFFAIGFETTTPPTAVMIRIAEHKRLEGLSVFCNHVLTPSAMHRILENPKIRNTGGVPIDGFIGPAHVSTIVGTQPYEPMAEQFEKPIVVAGFEPLDVLQAVLMLVRQVNQNRHEVENQYSRAVTREGNRRAKEEVSQVFELREQFEWRGLGLVPNSGLKLKQSYAKFDAETRFAIHDLRVADNPACECCAILRGAKRPIDCKLFGNICTPETPIGACMVSSEGACAAYWTYRRVRDEQARQTS
- the hypC gene encoding HypC/HybG/HupF family hydrogenase formation chaperone, whose translation is MSAAATCDRKRLRVRVSGAVQGVGFRPYVYGLAMRYGLAGFVINGPEGVLIEVEGHRTSEFIAALPQRGEAGPVIVVTSANLYGEPLLIDNVEALRQLKGVADLVVTHDRDILACADDSVVSVAAGRDQFIRRARGYVPEPIRLARSVPPVLAVGGILKSTVTITRDDQAFVSQHIGDLNTAESIRAFEKTIRHLTSSLGVEPVAVAHDLHPDMASTRFAEANARAIVAVQHHHAHAAAVIAEHGHAGPALALVLDGHGFGSDGGNWGGELLLCEETSSQRIGHLAPLQIPGGDRAAREPWRMASAVLHGLGRGNEIGQRFAAQRQAGCLSDLLDQPGGTTTTSAGRLFDAAAALLGIANLQSYDGEAALKLEALVRGTTILEAGWTIEGGVLSLGPLFSRLIADDIDAAGGAGLFHGTLAAACVDWVTRSARTTGINTVVLSGGCFLNAVLADKIPRGCSDAGLTPLVPRRLPPNDGGLSLGQAWIAALKIAQQPPAGQELPDMCLSVPAKIAKILPNEMALVFIDGVNLEISIALLDELDVGDFVLVHVGYALAKIDPAEAKRTLELLQELGAAKECRS
- a CDS encoding IS3-like element ISRj2 family transposase (programmed frameshift), with translation MTKKSRRTHYPAFKAKVALAAVKGDKTLAELAQLFDVHPNQITIWKNQLLEGAAGVFGHDKTSAETPVDLKALHAKIGELALESGFFVRRAHQGGPAERKAMIDRGHDLSIVRQAKVLKLARSTVYYEPRPVSAEDLALMRRLDELHLDYPFAGARMLRSLLRREGVYAGRRHIATLMKRMGIEAVYRRPNTSKPAPGHKIYPYLLRGLKIERPDHAWAMDITYIPMRRGFVYLAAVVDVFSRRVLAHRVSITMEAAFCVQAVQEALAKHGRPEIFNTDQGSQFTSLEFTDVLLDAKIAISMDGKGAWRDNVFVERLWRTVKYEEVYLRAYDSVSEARASIAKYLAFYNQGRPHSSLDGRTPDEAYFGTQAMVMAA
- the hypB gene encoding hydrogenase nickel incorporation protein HypB yields the protein MPAVQINTGKNCHLDAAMIGGAYRRLPLLSGGILFIENVGNLICPAAFDLGEACKIVVFSITEGEDKPLKCPDMFAASSLVVINKIDLAPLLEFDLEKTIERAGLANSDSSLSGFSA
- the hypA gene encoding hydrogenase maturation nickel metallochaperone HypA encodes the protein MHEMAICMGIIQIVEEKVRERSSSRVRSVCLELGTLSHAAPEAIRFCFAVAAMRTVAEGAALNIVELPGVAWCMSCSKSVEIARRGDCCPCCGSYQLQVTAGEQMRVKALEID